Sequence from the Corallococcus sp. EGB genome:
CACCTCGCGCGTCCAGGTACTCCAGCAGGCCCACGAGCTCCCCGCCGGAGGCGTTGGGCAGCGGCTCCACCGGCGTCGTGGTCGTGGACACCGGGGCGGCTGGCTCCTGCGTGTCGGGCAGCTCGTGGCCGGTGATGATGTCGTGCAGGCGGTCCACCATCCGCAGCAGCTCGGGGGAGCGGTAGTCCCGGGGACGCGGCAGCCGGTTCTCCACCACGGTGCGCACCACGCCAGGATGCGCCCCGAGCACGACGATGCGGTCCGCCATGTAGACCACTTCCTTGATGTCGTGGCTCACCATCAGGATGGACGAGGCCTGCTTGTCCTTGGCGGACCAGATGTCGAGCACCTCGGCGCGGAGGCTCTCGGCGGTCAGGGCGTCCACCTGACTGAAGGGCTCGTCCATGAAGAGCAGCTCGGGGTCGAGCGAGAAGGCGCGCGCCATGCCCACGCGCTGCTTCATGCCGCCCGACAGCTCTCGCGGATAGGCCCGCTCGAACCCCTCCAGCCCCACCTTGCGGATGGCCTGGGAGGCGCGCGCGGCGATCTCGTCGTGCCCGAGCCCCGCCGCCTTGAGCACGACCTCGACGTTCTGCTCGACCGTCATCCACGGGTAGAGCGCGAAGGACTGGAAGACGATGGCCACTCCCGGGTTGAGGCCCTGGAGCGGGCGCCCGCGGTACAGCACCTCCCCGCGCGTGGGCCGCAACAGCCCGGCGAGGATGCGCAGCACGGTGGACTTCCCGCAGCCCGACGGCCCCAGCAGGCACACCACCTCGTTGGGGTGGACCTGGAGCGAGATGTCCTCCAGGACGAGGAGCGGCGCGCCATGGGGCTGGGCGAAGGATTGGCTCACCCCGCGCAGCTCGCAGAGCGGAACGGGGGAGGACGTGCCCAGGGCATCCTGGGACCGGGAGGCGATGACGCGATCGAGGCTCATTTGTTCAAGGAGAAGCGCGTCTCGGCCAGGCGGTGGAGTCTCCTCCACACCAGACGGTTGAAGGTCACGACCATCACAGACATGACCACGACGCTCGCGCTCAGCAGCGGGAAGTTCGCGGACGCCGCGGCCAGGCTGATTTGAGCGCCCAGGCCAGGGGCCGTGAGGACGCGCCCCCGGAAGGTGACGTACTCGGACACGATGCTCGCGTTCCACGCGCCTCCGGCGGCCGTCACCCAACCCGTCACGAGGTACGGGAAGACCGCGGGCAGGTAGAGGCTCCAGAAGCGCCGCCAGACGCCGAGCCGGTAGCTCGCCGCCATCTCGCGCAGGTCCGCGGGGATGGCCGTGGCGCCGGCCACGACGTTGAACAGGATGTACCACTGGGTCCCCAGCAGCATGAGCCACATGCTGCCCCACCCCAGACCCACGCCCAGGAGGCTCAGGGCCGCGATGACCATGGGGAAGAGCATGGGCGCGGGGAAGGACGCCACCACTTGAATCACCGGCTGGAGCAGCCGGGACAGGCGCGGAGACAACCCGATGGCCAGTCCCGCCGGTACGGCCCACAGCGTCCCCAGGCAGGTGGCCAGGAGCACGCGACCCAACGTGAGGAACGCCTTGCCCAGGGTGTCCCTCCAATGGGCGAGGGGGACGTCCCGGAGGATGAGCATCAACCGCGCGGCCCCGACGAGGAGGGCGCCCACGAGGAGGAGCAGCAGCGCCTGGGACAGCAGCCGCGGCAGCCGGGGAGACAGCCGCCCGCCGCGCCGGGGCGCCGCGCGAGTCGCGGCGTACGCGCGCCGCCTCCAGGCGCGCTTCAGCGCCGCGAGCAGGGTCGAGCGGCGCAAGAGGGTGAGGAACCAGGAGCCCATGCCAGCCACCTGCCCGCCCTCCTCCGTGCGGAACTTCTGCGCCCAGACGACCACGGGCCGCCAGAGGAGCTGATCCAGCACGACGATCATCGCGGTCATCGCGACGATGGCCCAGACCATGGCGGCCGTGTCCCCGTGCGCGACGGCCACGCTCATGTAGGAGCCCAGCCCTGGCAGGCGGAAGTCCCGGTCCCCCAGGACGAAGGCCTCGTTGATCATCAGGAAGAACCAGCCCCCCGCCATGCTCAGCATGCTGTTCCACACGAGGCCGATGGTGGCGAAAGGCAGCTCCACCCAGCGCAGGCGCTCCCAGCCATTGAAGCGATAGACGGTGGCGGCCTCACGCTGCTCCAGGGGCACCGAGCGCAGCGAGTGGTAGTAGCTGAACGTCATGTTCCACGCCTGCCCGGTGAAGATCATCACCACCGCGGCCAGCTCCAGCCCCACGTTGCTCCGGGGGAAGGCGGCGACGAGGGCCAGCACGAGCCCCGGCATGAAGCCGAGCACGGGGATGCTCTGGAGGATGTCGAGCAGCGGCAGCAGCACGCGCTCGGCCCGCGCGTCCTTCGCGGCCCAGTACCCATACGTGAGGGTGAACCCGAGCGAGAAGACGTAGGCGATGAGCCCCCGGCACAGCGAGAAGAAGGCGTAGCGCGGCAGGGCGGCGGGTGACAGGTCGATGTCCACCGTGGGCCGCAGCGTGCCCGTCCACTCCTCGACGGTGCGGGTGATTCCGAACAAGGCGCCCGCCAGGCCCGCGACGATGAGCAGGTCCACCCAGCCCGGAGCCCGGCTCGATTCGAGCGAGGCGTTCGACTCGCCGAAGGTAGAGGACGAAGAGCGGCGCACGCCGTCTGGCCTTGCGACACACGTGCCAGGGGCTCCTCGCGGGGGCCGGTGAAATGCCTGCTTGCCGGTACGGTGTCCTCTGGACACGATGTCGGCTGGAGGGTTCCCACGTGAGCCACACCTATGAGTACCCGCGCCCGGCGGTGACGGTGGACTGCGTCGTCTTCGGGTTGGACGAAGAGGACCTCAAGGTGCTGCTCATCCAGCGCGGCGTGGAGCCCTATCAGGGCCGGTGGGCGCTGCCCGGCGGCTTCGTGCGCATGGAGGAGTCCCTGGAGGACGCCGCGCGCCGCGAGCTGGAGGAGGAGGCCGGGCTGCGCACCAGCCACCTGGAGCAGCTCTACACGTTCGGTGCTCCGGACCGCGACCCCCGGGGCCGCGTCATCACCGTGGCGTACTTCGCGCTGGTGAAGCTGTCCCAGCATCACCTCCAGGCCTCCACGGACGCGCGCGAGGCGGCGTGGTTCTCCGTCTGGGACACGCCGAAGCTCGCGTTCGACCACGCGGACGTGCTGGCCACCGCGCTGCAGCGGCTCAAGGGCAAGGTGCGCTACCAGCCCATCGGCTTCGAACTGCTGCCGCCCAAGTTCACGCTGTCGCAGCTCCAGCGGCTGTACGAGACGGTGCTGGAGCGCGAGCTCGACAAGCGCAACTTCCGCAAGAAGATCCTCGCCATGGACCTCTTGGAGGAGCTGGACGAGGTGGAGCAGGACGTCTCCCACCGCGCCGCGCGCCTCTACCGGTTCGACCACAAGAAGTACAAACAGCTCGAGAAGGCCGGCTTCAACTTCGAGCTCTGACCTCCCTACACCTCCCGCCAGCTCCCTCGGCGCCCGCTGACAGGTTGTCACACGCCGCATTGACTTCGTGTCATATGGACACTATGTTCGTGTCGTAGATACACGAAGACGGGCGGTGCGGGCCGCCCGGTCGCCAGCAGGTTCCGGGTCGTGCGTGCCCTTCGAGGGCCACGGGAGAGCCATGTCCACGCTGCCCTTCGATGTCGCGGTGGGTTCGGTGCAGGGCCGGGAGCACGCGCGTTCGGGGCGCAACAACCAGGACGCCGCCTGCGTCCGGTGGAGCGAGCACGGGCTGGTGGTGGTGGTGGCGGACGGGTGTGGCAGCCAGCCGTGCAGCGAGCTGGGGGCGCAGCTGGGCGTGCGGCGGCTGGCGCAGGCGGCGCAGGCGAGGCTTCAGCGGGGCGAGGGGGTGGACGGCGCGGACTTCCTGCCGGGGCTGCGCGGGGACCTGCTGGAGTTGATGGAGGGACTGGCGTCCGCGCTGGGGCGGGACGTGTTGGGGGACCTGCTCTTCACGCTCGTGGGCGCGGTGGTGACGCCGGCGCACACGCTCGTCTTCTCGTCGGGGGACGGGGTGTGGATGCTCAACGGCCGGGTGCACGCGCTGGGACCGTTCCCGGGCAACGCGCCGCCGTATCTCGCGTATGCGCTGCTGCGCGGGGAGGACGTGCGGTTGGAGCCCCGGGCGGTGGTGCCCACGGAGGACGTGAACGCGCTGCTCGTCGGGACGGATGGGGTGGGGGACCTGCTGGCCCTTTCGCAGGCGCGGCTGCCGGAGCGCGACGAGCCGGTGGGCCCGCTGTCGCGGTTCTGGACGGACGACCGGTACTTCACCAACCCGGACGCGGTGCGACGGCGGCTGGCGCAGCTCAACCGTGAGTCGGTGCGCGCGGACTTCGTGGAGCGGCGGCTGCTGCGCACGCCGGGGTTGCTGACGGACGACACCACGCTGGTGGTGCTGCGCCGCCGGATGGGGAGGGCGTGAGGCCATGGACCTCTGGCTGGAGGGAAGGAAGGTCCGGTTGGAGCCGCAGCGGGCGCTGGGCAAGGGCGGCGAGGCGGATGTGTATGACCTGGGGGATGGCCGCGCGCTCAAGGTCTTCAAGCAGCCCGACCATCCGGACTACCTGGGCCTGTTGCCCGAGCAGGCCGCGGCGAAGGCCCGGCTCGCGGAGCACCAGCGCAAGCTGCGCGCGTTCCCCACGGGCCTTCCGGCGCGAGTGGTGACGCCGCAGGCCCTGGCCACGGACAAGAAGGGCGCGGAGGTGCTGGGCTATGCGATGCGCAAGCTGGACGGCGTGGAGCCGCTGCGCCGCTGGAGCGAGCCGGCGTTCCGCCGCGCGGGAGGCAGGGCCGCCGACGCG
This genomic interval carries:
- a CDS encoding nitrate/sulfonate/bicarbonate ABC transporter ATP-binding protein → MSLDRVIASRSQDALGTSSPVPLCELRGVSQSFAQPHGAPLLVLEDISLQVHPNEVVCLLGPSGCGKSTVLRILAGLLRPTRGEVLYRGRPLQGLNPGVAIVFQSFALYPWMTVEQNVEVVLKAAGLGHDEIAARASQAIRKVGLEGFERAYPRELSGGMKQRVGMARAFSLDPELLFMDEPFSQVDALTAESLRAEVLDIWSAKDKQASSILMVSHDIKEVVYMADRIVVLGAHPGVVRTVVENRLPRPRDYRSPELLRMVDRLHDIITGHELPDTQEPAAPVSTTTTPVEPLPNASGGELVGLLEYLDARGGREELFRIAADTDQEFGKVINVVKAAEMLDFVDTPKRMVMLSDCGVRFLKGDASERKRVWREQLLQLGLFRKVRAALEQHPRQELDRELVLDLIVLSMPSEDYERIFDTLARWARFGELFTYDENRGVLLLP
- a CDS encoding ABC transporter permease subunit, with product MRRSSSSTFGESNASLESSRAPGWVDLLIVAGLAGALFGITRTVEEWTGTLRPTVDIDLSPAALPRYAFFSLCRGLIAYVFSLGFTLTYGYWAAKDARAERVLLPLLDILQSIPVLGFMPGLVLALVAAFPRSNVGLELAAVVMIFTGQAWNMTFSYYHSLRSVPLEQREAATVYRFNGWERLRWVELPFATIGLVWNSMLSMAGGWFFLMINEAFVLGDRDFRLPGLGSYMSVAVAHGDTAAMVWAIVAMTAMIVVLDQLLWRPVVVWAQKFRTEEGGQVAGMGSWFLTLLRRSTLLAALKRAWRRRAYAATRAAPRRGGRLSPRLPRLLSQALLLLLVGALLVGAARLMLILRDVPLAHWRDTLGKAFLTLGRVLLATCLGTLWAVPAGLAIGLSPRLSRLLQPVIQVVASFPAPMLFPMVIAALSLLGVGLGWGSMWLMLLGTQWYILFNVVAGATAIPADLREMAASYRLGVWRRFWSLYLPAVFPYLVTGWVTAAGGAWNASIVSEYVTFRGRVLTAPGLGAQISLAAASANFPLLSASVVVMSVMVVTFNRLVWRRLHRLAETRFSLNK
- a CDS encoding NUDIX domain-containing protein — translated: MSHTYEYPRPAVTVDCVVFGLDEEDLKVLLIQRGVEPYQGRWALPGGFVRMEESLEDAARRELEEEAGLRTSHLEQLYTFGAPDRDPRGRVITVAYFALVKLSQHHLQASTDAREAAWFSVWDTPKLAFDHADVLATALQRLKGKVRYQPIGFELLPPKFTLSQLQRLYETVLERELDKRNFRKKILAMDLLEELDEVEQDVSHRAARLYRFDHKKYKQLEKAGFNFEL
- a CDS encoding protein phosphatase 2C domain-containing protein; this encodes MSTLPFDVAVGSVQGREHARSGRNNQDAACVRWSEHGLVVVVADGCGSQPCSELGAQLGVRRLAQAAQARLQRGEGVDGADFLPGLRGDLLELMEGLASALGRDVLGDLLFTLVGAVVTPAHTLVFSSGDGVWMLNGRVHALGPFPGNAPPYLAYALLRGEDVRLEPRAVVPTEDVNALLVGTDGVGDLLALSQARLPERDEPVGPLSRFWTDDRYFTNPDAVRRRLAQLNRESVRADFVERRLLRTPGLLTDDTTLVVLRRRMGRA